The Botrytis cinerea B05.10 chromosome 6, complete sequence region CAGGAAAATACTAACCAAGAATTAGATAAATACTGGTCTACCTACACCAAAGCAAACATCGCCATCGATGGAATCTTCTTCGACGACGCAGTCAACGAATGGACATCCGCCTCTTCCGGCTACATGACGGACATCGCATCCAACGCCCACGCTCTAAACCTCACTGTCACCTTCAACCCTGGTACCATCGCCGACTCAGAATTCTTCACCATCGCCGACAAAGTTGTTATGATTGAAGATGACTATTCGGCCTTCACTTCTCGAAAGGGTGGTTCGTTGAACAAAATCGCAGACACCCAACAAGGTCAAAGTTCGGTGATTATTTACGATTTCAGCGGTTCTCAATCTCAGCAGGATAATACCGTTAACTCTATCGTTGCCTCTGGAGTTTCCGAGGTGTATATCACGACGGTTGAATATACGAGTCAGAGTAAGATGTGGACTCAATTCGTGGATGCGGTTAACAGTGCTGTGGGGAACTAGAGTATTAGTTTGGAGGTCGGTTGTGGGGTTCAGTGGGGCGGGCGGAggcgagggagaggggggagacAACGTCGAGCTGGTGAATTGACGGAAAGTTGTGCTTGGATGCTGGGGaaaatccttcttttcttgtttttacTTCTTGGTGAGAGTGCAGGTTGGGTTTTCAAAAATAGGTGTGAGAAAAaatttacatatatattcacacgatggaagatgaaaataGCAGATTTGTGTGCGGAAAATGACGACTGCTTCCCGTGTGCCCTTGTGTTTCTTGAAACCACATGCAATTCTTCTAGTTCATAAATGTGTCTCAAGTTTTTTTTCGTGGAAAGGATCATCTTTGGATTTCAATTATACCATGAAATTTCCACGAGTAAGACAAAAATCTTCGACTTTGCAAAGTGCAATAGCATTATCTCCACATGCTTTAATACATTTCTCTCAACATAAAGCAGTGAGCAAACCCACAAACAGAAATGATATTAACCAAGTTCACTCCCAATTTCAATCTTAAGCCGACAAGATATGCGAACAGAATCCAACACCCAAACCCGCTACATCTTAAAAGAAATCCTCATCCATACCCATATCCGTCTTATATTCACgaaacacacacacacacacacacccatTTCTCAAGTCATCCCATCATCCTGCACAAACATCACTCCTCAGAATCAGGTCAGAttgccccccccccccccccccccccccccttctcaATAGAAATCTCAACATCCATACCCCCGAACATCCCACTTGAATCCCGATTTTTCAAACATGTAAATATTCACTGATGTCCAACTTTCGATTTCTCAATAGGTTAACTAACTgtctaatattaataagatcatgatatatatgaaagaGAATCATTGGATGCTCGTATTTAAATTCACATCTGATTCACGTACTCGCTTTCCCATTTATTTTCCTCTCAAGTAAATgccttctttccatctcgtTCCTGCccatccttttttttttttttttttatcattcctatccattcattctctcctttcctccagAATTAGAAACCCCAACACCAATATCTCAATATACTCAATCCAGCCCACGACCTCCCAGCGCAGAACAAGACCCCACACTCCTGTAGAAAAGAATATTCGTTAATTCATAGCTTCCATAGTATATGTATCTCTAATACAATAACATAATATAAAGACTCCCAAATCCCCCAAACGGAATCAGACCAGACCAAACCAACCCCAACATACCCGTACTCAATtccacccatccacatcACCCCCTACGGCAACGCCATGAAAACCTTCAACAGCTTCGCATAATCCGGGGTCCCCAACCCCGTCACCGGATCCCACCCACTCACCGCCTCAAACCCATCCGTTCCACACCCCGGATTCCTCCCATTCGTAATATCATTCATGGCCGGCTGATTCGCATACAGCACCGGATTCACAAACCCGACACTACTCTTCCCCACGGCAATCCTCTCCTCATTGACCAAATTCAGCATACTCGCAAACGCAGGACAACTGGCACTCGTTCCGAACGCGAGCGAAAAGCGTCCATTGACCGCCGTCACATAATTGATTCCATTGGCACTCACATCGGGATACCCTCTTACCAATTTCGAATTATTGAATCGGTCCGCCCCATATCCCGGCGGAGACTGCGCATAATACGTCTCCATGGCCGTTTTCTGATAGTCCGGAAGCGGGAAAACATTCGAGAATCCGCCACCGCTGAAGATAACCTTCGACGCCGCGCTCTCGGGACTATGCACGGTGCTCCCGTTCAGAATCTGCGTCGCGCCTACACTCGTCACATACGGACATGTACCTGGGAAACTCGGATTGAACACGCCCGAAGACCCATTATTATACGCTCCCGTTTTGGAATCAATACACTGCCCCCCATTTCCGGCAACGCCGAAATCGCCCGAGGAGTACAGGACCGAGACGCCCTGGAGCCCTAACTTCATGTATTCGTTACACTGACGCATTTCGTATTTCGCGCCGAGATCAGCTTCGTTGGCGGAATACGAGGTCGAGATAACTTTTGTGCTTTGATAGCGTCCGCATTGGAGTTCGCCGGGAAAGCCGCCGGGTTTGGGATCCGGATATTGGCCGTCGACGTTGGGATCTTTGGAGTCGCCGCCGTCGGCCGTGCAGTAGGAGGCGTCGATTGCTTCGAGGAAATTGTTGAAGCTTCCTCCCTCGACCAGATCGCCGACTTGGAAGACGGTGACTTGTTGTGGGTTGATGAGCGCCATGGCGAATTCGAGATCGAGGGCGCTTTCTCCGTTGAAGGCGAATGATTGGTTGGTTTGTTGTACGACGGCTCCGTCGATTAGATCGACAATTGGTACTTTATTCGCTTGATTGGGCGAGAATTGTTCGAACCACATATTTAAATCTGTCTGGAGAAAAGCCTGCGGGGTATACTCGACCACACCCATGGTATTATTGGTCGCGGATTTCGAACCCGGAGGGAAATTGTAAAGGGCTTGAAGACACGCAGTCGTGATCATGGTATCGCAATTTTCGAGCGTCATGAGAGCATTCTTGACATCGGCACCTTGTTTGGGATTCGACGCATCTTCGGGACTTCCCATTTTTCCCACGGGGTTCGTACTCCCAacacccatcccatctctctttctcctccttaCCTCCTCCGCCCTCCTATTCAACACTTTCAACGGCTCCGGCAAATCCCTCTCCTGCTTCACCTGACTCCTCCCGCCTCCTCCCCCAACCCTCCCATCAAACCCTACTCCAGGCGTCACAAAATCCACATGCGCGCTCACCCCACTTGGCACACTATACTCTCCACACGCAACATGCCTGGCACCCTCCTCATGTTCCCACACAAAATACCTCGTCCTCAACAAGCCCTCCGCCTCCTCCGTCGTCGCATTAAAACTAATCCACGCCCCCCCTTTACTAACCCTCACCCTCTCCGGTGCAATCCCCGAGTCATGTAGCCACGCCCGCACAACATCCACTGTTTCCTGGGACGGAGCAAACATATCTGCGATTTTGGACGCGCTCCAATGTTGACCGTAGAGCGGGGATTCGGGATGCGAGACTTGATTTAAGAATTCCTCGGCGCGGTGGAGGTTCTGTTGCGTGAGACCTATGCGGACGGGGAAAACGGCTTGAGGATGGAGACGAGCGGATCTTTTCCATTTGTGAGGCGGGGAGGATCTTTTTTCATGTACCACATGCGgtttttcttcccttcttttaGCTTTcaccttcctttcctctccccttTCACCATCCACCCCATCCAAAGGCCTCCCTTCAACCCCTCCAATACTCCTCCCCCGCGGTCCATACGAAGTCATCCCCTCCCCATTCCCCTTCCTAACCTCACCTCCGACCAACGTTATCGTTCCCTCCGACGAAACCGGCGATGCACAAATCGCTACCACCAGGGTAGCGAAAACActcatcccaatcccaaaatgAAACCTCATTACTTCCCTTGGATGCTAAACCCGGAGCATCTGactaccaaaaaaaaaaaaaaagaaaacaagattcaaaaataagaCGAAAGGAATTTCATTCACAAGTATCACCACGGTACATTCATTGGTTTGGGAAAATAGCGACAAGCTAGTGTTTGCATTGGCTAAAATTTTGGATACTGAAACTATGGATGAATTCGATAATGAAATCGGAAGTGcatttttcttattataGATACAAACCAAGTGATTAAGCTCTTGCGCACTATATGCCTTATCCACATCATATAAGGCTTCCACGGATATGAGGTGACCCTTTTGACCATAAAATATGGATTGGAAGTTTTGAACAGGAAGCTCAAGACCAATCAAAAGACAAGCAAAAGCTTAGACTTTCGAGATTGGCAGACATTTGATAGAAGTCCATACAAAAATGGTTTCCAACCTTCTCGTGAAAACCATGTCTTACACGTGCAATGCACCAAGTCCCTTGACAACCAAGAGATCCAAGGTCTTGGATGAGGCTGATGAGGATATCTTGGTGGTCAAGATCAAACCATTGACCTGCACGGATCTAAGAATGATCAAAGGAAGAGCTTGCGAAATGATTATTACcagagatgaaatgaattgatgagaTAGTGGATTCTCTTCTTGTATCGACAATTCATTATACCAATAAGCTGACGCGGTGAGTTCGAGGTCAGTGGATACTAAAAGCTTGTAACAACAACACGGACTTCAAACCACTGAAAGTAATGAACTTTGAAACAATCAAGATTCATAGCTCAAACACCACCAGTTTTTAATTCGGAATACTTCTCAAAGGTTTTCTTCTGAAGAGCACGTTGCTCATTGATAACCTTCCATAATTccgcattttctttttgtaacttttcttcctcgctGGAGGACGAAGATGTAGCTGTCATTTGAGGTTGAGCAAAATCAAGTAATGCTTTCTCTAGCATACCTTTAGGAAATCCTTGATACTCCATGGCTTGATCAAATGTCGTTGATTTCTTGGTACCATTCAATTGGGCTGTGAATGCATAATTACCCTCGGCCAATTTAGGCTTAACTACgtttattgattttgtcGTTGGTGTCTTTGGGAAAGGAGATTGCATAACAAGGTTTGTTACGGGAGCATTCAAATCCGAGAGTTCTACCAAGAAAGCACGTCTTCCAGTATCCCAGTGTGAAATCTTTCCAGAAGAATGTCCCGAAAACAAACTTGTTCCATCATAACTCAGCCCTAAACAGTGCACAGCACCAAGATTCTCTGTTGGTGGGGACCACACCGGCGAGTTAACTTGAACTGGGGTATTTTGCAGTCGGGTATCATACAATGGATTGATCGCTGAGTCTGGCTGCATGAGTTCAATCATTTGTAATGAACCGTCTTCGAAACCCGTATAAACAGCTCTGTCGCATGGGTCCAGTGCCATGCATAATGGAGTTGATGGAAGTAAGAATGTTCTTAGAAGATCACCCGTGTGGTAATTCCAaacaataattgaattgtcCTTGCTCGCAGATATGCATATATTTGATGTGCTGGAACTGTGACCCATGACGACGGAAGTTATGGCGGCTCGGTGGTTTGACAAGGTTCGAATTGGCTCATGCGGTTCATTCGTATTTGTATGTAATGACAAAAGTTGTGGAATCGACCACACGTGGAGATTTGAGTCTTCGGAGCCAGTAATGATAtttgttgaagatgaggCCATACATGAAACCGGTTGTAGATGTGCAGCTGATGTTGAGACTTGTCTACCTGTACAGACCTAGACCCCGAAAGAATTAACACAAATGACTCCATGCATTCGCCATCGTGTCGCCATCAGTGTAGCCACGCACGAGGTAGCAATACCAAACGGCACAACACGACGTAAGCTGCAGATAATAGAACGGGCGAAAACTCACCTCCCACAGTATGACCCGCCCCTCGGCTGTGCCCAGTACTAAAAGATCATCGCCGACCAAAGTTAAAGTGTGTAACCTTtctggaaaagaaattaaagcTTCTTGATTTCCACGCTCCCTTGAATAAACATGGACAACCGCCTTATCAGCTTGTGCCGCGAAAATATGGGTTGAATTTGCCGCGAGGGCATTGACTGCGGTCGAacttttcttgaaatttgattcGATTTTCGGGGAAGGATGTAATGTGTGAATGTAAATCCCGATGTCTTTGGCGATGGCAGTATTCGCCGTTCTTGGCTGTGCTCgaatggatgagatgaattgtTCGGATAACATGGTTGCCGATGAATGTATGCTTCTCCTTGACTGGTCgatcgattgattgactgatggACGGAAGAATTGGctgattgagattgagattgagcgTTCGATATTGTGCAAtggatattttattttgtgtTTCGATTCTTATCGGAGACACCGGTAATTGTGGGTATGTCCTCGTAGATTCGTCGTGTTTTAAGATGACCTGGGGAGATTCAAATAGATTGACCTGTCGGATTCTTTTCGACGACGCCTTGTGGGTGAGATTCAGGGCCAGTCGTCAGTAGCCAGTGACAACTGCGGATTGCGGATTGCGAATTGCGAATTGCGAATTGCGAATTGCCAGTTGCCAGTTGCCAGTATCCAGTTGCGTGTATCCAGTTGCCAGTCAGTGACCAGTCGCCAGCCAACTAGTATAGTTCAACGGAACGGGCGCCAAAATGTGTAAATGTTTGTTTTTCCCGTGCTGGCAGCCTTGCAATTGATCAACCAATCGACCAGGGACGAGATGGGACGAGATGGGACGGATTGAACCGCGTTTGATCTGTGATGGCGTTGTAGATGTTTTACAATGTTGCGTGCGAATGGCATGAACATGAAAATTTGcataatgaagatgaaatttgATGTTTCTGGGGTAAATGCGTGGTGAGCCAATCAGAAGCGAGAAACGCGTGAGAAGGCTGCAGGAGGCTGCAGGAGGCTGCAGAAAGCTGCTGAAGGGGGAAAAGAGGCTGCAGAACTTGATGATTCTTAAAATAGACTCGGGAACCAGCTAGGGAatgggggaggggaggggaggggaggaaagGAGGAGAGCCAAGATTTCTTTCGTTTTTGGTCGGGATTTCATTCTATTGTTGATGACGGTGCATATGGCAACAAGGCCTATGCTGATGCTGCTTGGATATCAAACCAACATCGAATCCATATCTACGTCGACGCCAGTTCCGATGCCGAATTCCCAACTAATTGGTTCACATGGGGATGGGGGACGATCATGATTCAATCGGTGTATGGGGAGGGGTGGTCAAGTATTGGGCATGGTATtgggtatggtatggtgtgGCAGATACGGCATGGCACGGCATGGTCTTCGACAAGGCCCTGGTGTGTGGATGGAATGATGCGCGTCGAGGCTGACGGTGGAGGAagcagagaaggagaagtagATCGGAGGCAACAGAACCAGAACCGTGggatcaatcatcaatagGATGAAGGATGGCATGGATGGATCTATTCGCCATTTCTCTTCGCGTATCGTGACTTTATCTGGTAGAATGACAATCTTAATGAACTCCATTGGACTGCATTGGACTCCATTGGCTCCATTGACGTGCCCCCGAAACTACTCCATTGAATGCGTGGCCCATTTATACCCCTGGACGGCGCCCTGGACGCCCTGGATATTCCTTTCCTATGCAACCATGGACTCTTGGAGGCGCCAGCACTCTCAGCCAGACTTCAACCAGATTCTGGGAAAACGatcaacatccatccatccatcgtcCATGCTCGGTGGGGGGTGAGTGGGAGAGGCGGATATCGTTATTAGAGTCCAAAAGTAACGCCACGAATACGGAAGAAGGGCATTTCCGAACAATTGGTTAAGGCATGAGCACCCTCTTCGCATCCTGGATGTCTTACCTCTTAGTCTGGATCTGTCAAACGATCTGTCAATTATTGCTCCCAGAGAAACTTATGGATCTCATGGGTCTCATGGGTCTCATGGGTCTCATGGACCTTGTTACTCAACTCGATTACACTACTCTTCTAGGAGCTTAGCAGGTGATGAGTCTATGATGGCACGATGGATCATGGCCGTCGACTAATGAAGCAGGCAAGCAAGCAGGCAAACAAGCAgacaaacaagcaagcagACAAACAAGCAAACCAGTATGATGCAAAACGATTCAAAAAGCTGAGATCAAAATATCATCTGTACGCTGATAGCACTAAACACCAAACATGGAGGAGTTCATCAGTGTCTAGCTACCGAATCGAGACATTCTTCGTTTCCTGATCTCGGAATtgccttttccctttttctatttcctttttcctttttcctttcccctttTTTCCAATTCTCGCCCTTTTGGGACGATTTGTGTTCTTCAGGTACCGAAAGCTTAGCTGAATGGTTGCTTGGTTGCTTGGTCCATTGTTCTCAACATGGTCGAATCTATCTTGATATCTCATTGATGAATTATTCGAGTTGGAGGAAAAGTCAAGGGTTATTCGATTCATTCGATTCATTATTGGCGTTTCTTCTTTCAGAAtaagaagaaattgggatTAAGATCCTCTCATTAATTCCATTTATACATTCATTAATTTATTCATGCCCTTGTCACGATTCGTTCATTATTGACTAAAGCAGACTAGAGacttgcttctttctccaGATCCTTTTCGCTTTCGTACATCGGACAACTTTAACTGCCTAGTAGAGGAAAGTACAGTGAGAGACGGTGAAATCCAGGAAAGTAAGTTGACGGTTGGACCCAGTCACCCAGCTCCACGGCACCAAGAGGGCGCAGCTATATTGAATAGGGCAACAGAAGCGAATTGAGTTTGCATTCCTTGTACCTACCCACCAAAAGCTACAGCTTGGGTGTAAAATTAGGAACTAATTGAGGACTAATTGAGCATCCCTAGTCCTCTCGTCCTTTGCTTTTCGCGTCATTGACCAATAGCATCACCGTCGGGGATCCATTACACTTTCGGCTTCGGGCTTTACCTTTTTCCACAGGGCTATTGTAGCACAGCAGGGCGTGAGGATTAAATGAGCTATAAAAGTCAAACGAACGGGGCTTTTGTTGATCAATGCAATGTCTAGCAGCTGGTAGCTGGTATTTACGGAGCAGTAGCTATCCAGCAGCTATCCAGCAGCTAGCAGCTAGTACGTGATGAATATGATGAATATGTGATTGGATCCCCACTAGGTACGTGATGGAATGTAATGACTAGAGTGAACCGATGAACAAACGAACAAACTAGTGAGGCTGAACCTTTTTTGATGGGTGGCCAGCGTCCTATACTGGCCCAAGCAAGTGGTAGCAAATCCGTTTGTTACACATGACCAGCTGGAAAAGCGTAATGCATCCACTCAAACAAATTACCTGGGCAGTGGCAGTGGCAGTGGACAGTGAGCAGTGAGCAGTGAGCAGTGAGCATCTACCTGGGTACGATTCTCCACTCATTTCTTCCAAAATACTTCTTCTCATTATTGTCACCCATGGCCAGTCATATACGTCTTGTGCATATTATCCATGAAACATCAGTAATCCCATCACGACCCAATCTCATCGAAGCCATCTGAATCCCCCAGATCGAAAAGAGCTTCAAACAAAGTGGCCCTGTCGAACATACACCACGTACAGGATCATGGGtaggggaagggagaggcTCACAGAATGAATGTTCTGTGCGTATGTAGAGAGCACAAACAACCTTCATTAACTAAACTTAGTTTCTACTAAGCAAAAGCTTATTCGAacaattcatattcacaacCTCAATCACAGTAAGATACGACGGACTACGAGGCCGAGTCCCCGAACCCCCATAGTTCGTTACTCTCAAGCTCATCTCATCGATCTTGATAAACATAAACTTTCCCATATtctcgagcgcagcgaggacgggggtttgggggcttgcccccatattcatctgcatctgcatcttcatctccatcttcattcaaCGTGTACGCAGCAGTGCATGTGCAGTAGATGGAAAAAGGAAGTATGATCTCCcctttcaatttccatcacCCAATCGCAATTCTGTGCTACCCCTCTTCACATTCGCCTTATACTCAGGTACCCATATTCAATCATGCACTCAACCCTTATGCAAGGCCACATGAAGAGATCTACAATATCTCGAGTACAGGCGCcccaaagcaaaagcaaacataaatatatacttCTGACGCAAGCTGGGAACTCATTCTCGTTCGTTATCTTCTGCCTAATTGGCTCTAAGTTATTTGTGTCTCAACTACCGGGTCTTTCTTTAGCTCTGGTAAGATTATCACCAGCATTAGCACACGATCAATTCGTTCCCACAGCTTTACCCTAGAGCTTTGCTTACCCTGGAGATTTACCCTGGAGATTTACCCTCGAGATTTAACCCTTGAGATTTATTTAACCTTGTCTGCATTCTCTACCCCTTCTTCCTTCCGTCCCCCCTGGTCTATAAAAAACAATGACGCCTAGAAAGTCGAAGTAGTAAGAGAGTAGAGAGTCATCGCCGGGTCATTTATAACTCGATGATTCCACTTTTACCCCAGTACATAACACAGACCACGAatttggatgggatgttGTGATTCTGATGGCTCGACGGCTGGGTAGGTAGAAATTTAGACGGAAGTAGTGGTAAGTAGGAAATAGTCAGTAGCAGGTAGCAAGTAGCGAATACTATCTAGCGAATAACTATCTAGTAAATACTAATAGCAAGCCCATTAACCCATTTATCATCTAgtcattatttatttatcacTCCGTCACTACCCATTTAATACCTATTTATTGTATTCGACAGATGGCAaatggagaaaaagaaacaaagtcGTATTTGTTTTACTTTTGCCATACTTTACCTCATTCTCGGGCTCCAAGTGGTTACTCggtatacatacatacccaCATACCCACATCCTCCCATACTGACTTACTTACATACATCCCAATGCACGGCATGTCAAAAAAATCATCTACTTCGGACAGGGAATTCCAAAAAAGATGCATGAGATCCATGAAATCTTGGAAACCCATGAAACCCATGAAATCCATGATCTTCAATCCCTTGTACCAAATCATCCCAAGGGGGAGGTCATAAGGTTCCACATAATATACCTTGCTTTGTTTTTCGATGATTTCTACCCCGGGGAAGGGAAGATCATATAAACCActtccatcatctcatcgCATTACTGCTGGACTATAATATGATATCGTTTTTCTGCATCATCTTTTAATCTACACTTTTACACATCCAGCTCACACTCCTTAGACcttttttattgattgagTGATACATACTCCAATCATAGTCGCTCCTTTTAAAACAGCACCATGGGTTCATCAACCGCTCAGAACATCAGTCAAAGACAGTCCCATACGTATCAGAAATCTGCCTCCTCCATCGTGCCAACGGTACATGGCGTGCGCAGAACATATCAAGCTCCCTCCAACCCACCCTTCGTTCACcatgaaaatgaatatacGGAATCACGAACACTTTCTACGAGAGCTTCTCTACCGAGTTTGCACACCACCATGTTCAAGCAAGCCAATGCCACTTCGGCTATGTTGAGACCGTCATCTGCACACACATCCAAGAGAGCCGTGTCTGGGATGAAGCGACTTTTACCCCTCCGACTGGCGACTCCACCACTTTCAGAAGATTCGGAAGATTCAGACTCGCactccacatccacatcatgTAAGAGGTCGACTTTCGGTCAACTAGAACGTTTGGGAGATTTATCGGATTTGGGAAACATGTCGCAACGAAGATTGCACGGTACATCGCTCTTAGCCATCCGACCCGAGAAATATCGAGACACTCCCATTATTTCAACAGATGGATCGCCTTTGATCGGAAGTCCTCTCTATCAAGAGAGCTGTACTAAgtgggatgagattgagTGCACTACATCTTGTATCATCGATGCGTATGAGGGACTGAGTGATTCGAGTTCGAGCAAAGGATGCGGTTGGGATGACTCAAATCATGACACACATGAAACACAAAGTGCGACATTGTCACCTCTCTCCCCCAGAAGACGTCATCAAGCAGATTCCGAGTTGTCTTTCAAATGTATGggcgaagaaaatgaagaagtgGGAGAAGGCGAGGAGGGTGAACAATCCGAATCTTCATGGTTTGCTGGTTCGAAAACTCAACGCCGAGTCACTCCTAGATTGTCGACtttggatattgaagaatggcTCGACGACAGTGAGAGTAGCATGTGTGAGAGTTCAGATGACGAATCTGATGACTTTTTTGTAAGTTATTCGTTTCAATCAACGG contains the following coding sequences:
- the Bcipi3 gene encoding Bcipi3 gives rise to the protein MLSEQFISSIRAQPRTANTAIAKDIGIYIHTLHPSPKIESNFKKSSTAVNALAANSTHIFAAQADKAVVHVYSRERGNQEALISFPERLHTLTLVGDDLLVLGTAEGRVILWEVCTGRQVSTSAAHLQPVSCMASSSTNIITGSEDSNLHVWSIPQLLSLHTNTNEPHEPIRTLSNHRAAITSVVMGHSSSTSNICISASKDNSIIVWNYHTGDLLRTFLLPSTPLCMALDPCDRAVYTGFEDGSLQMIELMQPDSAINPLYDTRLQNTPVQVNSPVWSPPTENLGAVHCLGLSYDGTSLFSGHSSGKISHWDTGRRAFLVELSDLNAPVTNLVMQSPFPKTPTTKSINVVKPKLAEGNYAFTAQLNGTKKSTTFDQAMEYQGFPKGMLEKALLDFAQPQMTATSSSSSEEEKLQKENAELWKVINEQRALQKKTFEKYSELKTGGV